In one Solanum dulcamara chromosome 1, daSolDulc1.2, whole genome shotgun sequence genomic region, the following are encoded:
- the LOC129902383 gene encoding L-ascorbate oxidase-like, producing MVEQYFKFVKFVVFLCLLSLASNISVEARVRYHKWEVKYEYKSPDCFKKLSISINGKTPGPTIVAQQGDTIVVQVKNSLLTENLAIHWHGIRQIGTPWADGTEGVTQCPIVPGDTFVYKFVVDRPGTYLYHAHYGMQRQAGLQGMIRVLVPDGVVEPFSYDHDRSILLTDWYHKSTYEQATGLASLPFEWVGEPQSILIHGRGRFNCSTPSIDPKLCNATNPQCTPYSMTVVPGKTYRLRIGSLTALSALSFEIEGHNMTVVEADGHYVEPFVVQNLFIYSGETYSVLIKADQDPTRNYWASTKVVSRNNTTPNGLGIFNYYPNHPRRYPPTIPPPGPRWDDVAPRMAQSVAIKSHKDFIHAPPQTSDRVIVMLNTQNRVNGFVRWSVNNVSFNMPHTPYLIALKHNLLHTFEQTPPPDNYDHKSYDIFNIAPNVNATTSNSIYRLKFNTTVDIILQNANTMNPNNSETHPWHLHGHDFWVMGYGNGKFNQSIDPRNYNFVNPIMKNTIPVHPYGWTALRFRADNPGVWAFHCHIESHFFMGMGVAFEEGIEKVGKLPTSIMGCGESKRFHRP from the exons ATGGTTGagcaatattttaaatttgtaaagTTTGTGGTATTTCTATGCTTGTTATCTCTGGCTAGTAATATTTCAGTTGAAGCTCGAGTTCGTTACCATAAATGGGAGGttaaatatgaatataaatCCCCAGATTGTTTCAAGAAACTTTCAATTAGCATCAATGGTAAAACTCCAGGACCTACTATTGTTGCTCAACAAGGTGACACTATTGTTGTTCAAGTCAAAAATAGCTTGTTAACTGAAAATCTTGCTATCCATTGGCATGGAATCAGACAG ATCGGAACACCATGGGCTGATGGAACAGAAGGAGTGACACAATGTCCCATTGTGCCAGGGGATACTTTTGTGTACAAATTTGTTGTTGATAGG CCTGGAACATATTTGTACCATGCTCATTATGGTATGCAAAGGCAAGCAGGACTACAAGGAATGATCAGAGTATTAGTCCCTGATGGAGTTGTTGAGCCATTTTCATATGACCATGATAGGAGTATTCTTCTCACTGATTGGTACCACAAAAGCACTTATGAACAAGCAACTGGTCTTGCTTCATTGCCCTTTGAATGGGTTGGAGAACCTCAg TCAATCTTGATTCATGGAAGAGGAAGGTTCAATTGTTCTACTCCAAGCATAGATCCTAAACTTTGTAATGCTACAAATCCTCAATGTACACCTTATTCAATGACTGTTGTTCCTGGCAAGACTTATAGGCTTAGAATTGGCAGCTTGACTGCTCTTTCTGCTCTAAGTTTTGAAATTGAG GGGCATAACATGACAGTTGTTGAGGCAGATGGTCACTATGTGGAGCCATTTGTGGTACAAAATCTATTCATTTATTCTGGAGAAACATACTCGGTCCTAATTAAAGCTGATCAAGACCCTACAAGAAATTATTGGGCTAGTACAAAAGTTGTCAGCAGGAATAACACTACTCCAAATGGTTTGGGCATTTTCAATTACTACCCAAATCATCCTAGGAGATATCCTCCTACTATACCACCCCCGGGGCCTCGTTGGGACGACGTTGCCCCCAGGATGGCTCAGAGTGTTGCTATCAAGTCACACAAAGATTTCATCCATGCCCCTCCTCAGACATCGGACAGGGTCATCGTCATGCTCAACACACAAAACAGGGTGAATGGGTTTGTGCGTTGGTCAGTTAATAATGTCTCGTTCAACATGCCCCATACGCCTTACCTGATCGCCCTTAAGCACAACTTATTACATACTTTCGAGCAAACTCCTCCTCCGGACAACTATGACCACAAGAGTTATGACATCTTCAATATCGCGCCAAATGTAAATGCCACAACTAGCAACTCGATTTATCGATTGAAGTTCAACACAACAGTGGACATCATATTGCAAAATGCCAACACAATGAATCCCAACAACAGTGAGACACATCCTTGGCATTTACATGGACATGACTTTTGGGTCATGGGCTATGGTAATGGCAAGTTCAACCAATCTATTGACCCAAGGAATTACAACTTTGTGAACCCAATAATGAAAAACACAATCCCAGTCCATCCTTATGGATGGACCGCATTGCGGTTTCGGGCTGATAATCCAGGAGTTTG